The following proteins come from a genomic window of Miscanthus floridulus cultivar M001 chromosome 2, ASM1932011v1, whole genome shotgun sequence:
- the LOC136538036 gene encoding cytochrome b5-like, with the protein MPTLTKLYSMEEAALHNTPEDCWVVVDGKIYDVTKYLEDHPGGADVLLEATGKDATEEFDDAGHSKSAKELMQDYLIGELDPTPEIPEMEVFRKEQDTGFASKLMDNVVQYWAIPAAVIGISAVVAILYARRK; encoded by the exons ATGCCGACGCTGACGAAGCTGTACAGCATGGAGGAGGCAGCCCTCCACAACACGCCCGAGGACTGCTGGGTCGTCGTCGACGGCAAG ATTTATGACGTGACCAAGTATTTGGAAGACCATCCTGGGGGTGCCGATGTTCTGCTCGAAGCAACCG GTAAGGATGCTACAGAAGAATTTGACGATGCTGGGCACAGCAAGAGTGCCAAGGAGCTAATGCAGGACTACTTGATTGGGGAGTTGGACCCAACTCCTGAGATTCCTGAGATGGAGGTTTTCAGGAAGGAGCAGGACACGGGATTTGCCAGCAAGCTTATGGACAACGTGGTGCAGTACTGGGCAATCCCAGCAGCTGTAATTGGGATATCAGCTGTTGTTGCCATATTGTACGCGCGAAGGAAGTGA